One genomic window of Euwallacea fornicatus isolate EFF26 chromosome 7, ASM4011564v1, whole genome shotgun sequence includes the following:
- the PIG-X gene encoding phosphatidylinositol-glycan biosynthesis class X protein: protein MPHIYTSALLLVISGVFLKEVQSTKQERDCIPLDVTITQRIDHLGFHRDLNWLIETNNLNLVKWLNSSCSIALRLDVGRGLFVSPDQAEDLKRLGKLDILVDGSVDVEAIAHQATGHIVYIFLNNNSQIPGRTSIKLPIHLRYQRPLMGGHGKVLLTKPSFLVNCPESNNIVCGPDNRVFAPKSSEEFNTIQTWKNVSYKADFEEMELLVPVGNLDDYGYVAVVSCILGCVGCIYILSLIKES, encoded by the exons ATGCCTCACATATACACCTCAGCCCTATTACTGGTAATCTCTGGAGTGTTTTTAAAAGAGGTTCAAAGTACCAAACAAGAAAGAGACTGTATCCCCTTGGACGTTACAATAACACAGAGAATTGACCACTTGGGATTTCATAG AGATTTAAACTGGCTGATAGAAACAAACAACTTGAACCTGGTGAAGTGGCTGAATTCTTCTTGCAGCATTGCTCTAAGACTAGATGTAGGCCGGGGGCTCTTCGTTAGTCCGGACCAAGCTGAAGACTTAAAAAGACTGGGAAAA CTGGATATTTTGGTTGATGGCTCTGTGGATGTAGAGGCTATCGCACACCAAGCAACTGGACatattgtatatatatttttaaataacaactcACAAATCCCTGGAAGAACGTCTATTAAACTGCCTATACATTTGCGCTATCAAAGGCCACTTATGGGAGG ACATGGGAAAGTTTTATTGACTAAACCCTCTTTCTTGGTTAATTGTCCTGAGTCCAATAACATAGTATGTGGCCCTGACAACAGAGTGTTTGCTCCCAAAAGTTCAGAAGAATTCAACACTATTCAAACatggaaaaatgtttcttataaAGCT gattttgaagAAATGGAATTGCTGGTACCTGTAGGAAACTTAGATGATTATGGTTATGTTGCAGTGGTTTCTTGCATTTTAGGTTGTGTTGGCTGTATATACATTTTGTCTCTTATAAAGGAATCTTAa